From the Montipora capricornis isolate CH-2021 chromosome 2, ASM3666992v2, whole genome shotgun sequence genome, one window contains:
- the LOC138037943 gene encoding uncharacterized protein, with amino-acid sequence MGHCCSCVCKNRKDFLNVEIGNDWVYVEDSESTEIEDDQGSQTFIHDEDLDELLSDIEDALTWPKRQISFPNSACIESFNAMLCMATSIMSRLATKERFDEADEVAEALFELADAWGDSVFETLRIKFFTREEISLGRFVATAGQYLKPEPLQECDDESNAKLYFFIVFDTDLEKYMCTYHLERYRYFGNSIADMFYILKLKPRRGKLDVKTYGRKCPSYWELRKDVLQDFSKRKRSMSCT; translated from the coding sequence ATGGGGCACTGTTGCTCTTGCGtatgtaaaaacagaaaagactTCTTAAACGTGGAAATTGGTAATGACTGGGTCTATGTGGAGGATTCTGAAAGCACTGAGATCGAGGACGACCAAGGAAGTCAGACATTCATTCATGACGAAGATCTCGATGAACTCTTGTCCGATATTGAAGACGCTCTTACATGGCCAAAGCGACAAATTAGCTTCCCAAATTCAGCTTGTATCGAGTCATTCAACGCCATGTTGTGCATGGCGACCTCAATAATGTCACGGCTAGCGACAAAAGAGAGATTCGACGAAGCAGACGAAGTTGCAGAAGCCTTATTTGAGCTTGCTGATGCCTGGGGCGACAGCGTGTTTGAAACTTTACGAATCAAGTTTTTCACAAGAGAGGAAATTTCTCTCGGGAGGTTCGTCGCTACTGCTGGACAGTATCTAAAACCAGAACCACTTCAGGAATGCGACGACGAATCGAACGCTAAACTTTATTTCTTTATTGTGTTTGACActgaccttgaaaaatacaTGTGTACTTACCATTTAGAGCGGTATCGCTATTTTGGAAACAGCATAGCGGACatgttttatattttaaaacttaagcCACGGAGAGGAAAACTTGATGTTAAAACTTATGGACGGAAATGTCCCTCATACTGGGAATTAAGGAAAGATGTTCTGCAAGATTTCTCCAAAAGAAAACGTTCGATGAGCTGTACATGA
- the LOC138037942 gene encoding ankyrin repeat and LEM domain-containing protein 1-like isoform X2, whose amino-acid sequence MDEDLFSAIEDENYGLARHLLSKGAKADHLMRDGISALHLVAGKDNQGATNFLESCIEHSNPNIKSWEGLTPVHVAALWGRIQNLRVLTIHGGDINEKDNEGNDALDFACLSSENNATECIKFLLEIESPKPNVESHIPAEETSLDSEFTDSFYTAVGEGNDSVLDNTVVTFPKIHPWNVKHCPTDFETTVADGLNSLNFTNDSFEEFEMTDDAVKEQDGQQQVKVDLHSGFINESFDGCDDFGETTIFYDWKECSMNTTSLDESIVIPAEFAGLSIPELRRQLQLCGEIPGPITPATKNVYLKRLTRLHSGTTYSKDSQYHNFLPEIRKHLEGRAQTPDLFAAEESMCHEFDLKNNWREGTEKSSFNYLLIDPRVTQNLPVRAKKMQSDDVFRVFVMSIFYVGKGKRSRPYAHLNEALQSSKHNPKIQQIKDIWAAGLGVVSLHIFQSVIPVEAYTREACMIDALD is encoded by the exons GCTTGCTAGACATCTTTTATCTAAGGGTGCAAAGGCAGATCATCTTATGAGAGATGGTATCAGTGCACTGCATCTTGTAGCTGGCAAGGACAACCAAGGAGCCACCAACTTCTTAGAATCTTGTATTGAGCACTCCAATCCTAATATTAAATCTTGGGAGGGACTTACGCCGGTCCATGTTGCTGCTTTATGGGGTAGAATACAAAACCTTAGAGTTTTAACAATTCATGGAGGTGATATAAATGAGAAAGACAATGAGGGGAATGATGCATTAGACTTTGCTTGCCTGTCAAGTGAAAACAATGCTACTGAATGTATTAAGTTCCTTCTGGAGATAGAGAGCCCCAAACCCAATGTTGAATCACACATACCAGCTGAAGAGACATCACTGGACAGTGAATTCACAGACTCGTTTTATACAGCTGTTGGTGAAGGGAATGACAGTGTACTTGATAACACAGTTGTGACATTTCCAAAGATTCATCCTTGGAATGTCAAACATTGTCCGACTGACTTTGAAACCACTGTCGCAGATGGATTAAATAGCCTCAATTTTACTAATGACAG TTTTGAAGAATTTGAAATGACTGATGATGCTGTGAAGGAGCAAGATGGCCAGCAGCAGGTCAAAGTGGACTTGCACTCTG GTTTTATAAACGAGAGCTTTGATGGATGTGATGACTTTGGAGAAACCACAATATTCTACGACTGGAAAGAATGTTCAATGAACACAACATCCCTTGATGAGTCAATAGTGATTCCAGCAGAGTTTGCTGGACTCAGTATACCGGAGCTAAGGAGGCAACTTCAATTATGTGGTGAAATACCGGGACCAATAACACCTGCTACCAAAAATGTGTATCTTAAGAGATTAACAAGACTTCACAGTGGTACTACATACTCCAAG GACTCGCAATATCACAATTTCTTGCCGGAAATCCGCAAGCACTTGGAGGGACGGGCTCAGACTCCTGACTTGTTTGCAGCGGAGGAGTCCATGTGTCACGAGTTCGACCTGAAAAACAACTGGAGGGAGGG AACTGAAAAGTCTTCTTTCAACTATCTGTTGATTGATCCTCGGGTGACGCAGAACTTGCCAGTCAGAGCTAAAAAGATGCAATCGGATGACGTTTTCAGAGTCTTTGTTATGTCGATATTTTACGTGGGTAAAGGCAAAAGATCGCGACCTTATGCGCATCTCAATGAAGCCCTGCAGTCTTCCAAG CATAACCCTAAAATCCAGCAGATAAAAGACATTTGGGCGGCAGGGCTTGGCGTTGTGTCTCTTCACATCTTTCAGAGTGTAATCCCCGTGGAGGCGTACACTCGCGAAGCGTGCATGATCGACGCGCTTG ACTGA
- the LOC138037942 gene encoding ankyrin repeat and LEM domain-containing protein 1-like isoform X1 codes for MDEDLFSAIEDENYGLARHLLSKGAKADHLMRDGISALHLVAGKDNQGATNFLESCIEHSNPNIKSWEGLTPVHVAALWGRIQNLRVLTIHGGDINEKDNEGNDALDFACLSSENNATECIKFLLEIESPKPNVESHIPAEETSLDSEFTDSFYTAVGEGNDSVLDNTVVTFPKIHPWNVKHCPTDFETTVADGLNSLNFTNDSFEEFEMTDDAVKEQDGQQQVKVDLHSGFINESFDGCDDFGETTIFYDWKECSMNTTSLDESIVIPAEFAGLSIPELRRQLQLCGEIPGPITPATKNVYLKRLTRLHSGTTYSKDSQYHNFLPEIRKHLEGRAQTPDLFAAEESMCHEFDLKNNWREGTEKSSFNYLLIDPRVTQNLPVRAKKMQSDDVFRVFVMSIFYVGKGKRSRPYAHLNEALQSSKHNPKIQQIKDIWAAGLGVVSLHIFQSVIPVEAYTREACMIDALGLLCLTNKKRGDYYGRAASWNQKKRREMGVYLLKRALKILLNEGERQLRPNDLRVHSS; via the exons GCTTGCTAGACATCTTTTATCTAAGGGTGCAAAGGCAGATCATCTTATGAGAGATGGTATCAGTGCACTGCATCTTGTAGCTGGCAAGGACAACCAAGGAGCCACCAACTTCTTAGAATCTTGTATTGAGCACTCCAATCCTAATATTAAATCTTGGGAGGGACTTACGCCGGTCCATGTTGCTGCTTTATGGGGTAGAATACAAAACCTTAGAGTTTTAACAATTCATGGAGGTGATATAAATGAGAAAGACAATGAGGGGAATGATGCATTAGACTTTGCTTGCCTGTCAAGTGAAAACAATGCTACTGAATGTATTAAGTTCCTTCTGGAGATAGAGAGCCCCAAACCCAATGTTGAATCACACATACCAGCTGAAGAGACATCACTGGACAGTGAATTCACAGACTCGTTTTATACAGCTGTTGGTGAAGGGAATGACAGTGTACTTGATAACACAGTTGTGACATTTCCAAAGATTCATCCTTGGAATGTCAAACATTGTCCGACTGACTTTGAAACCACTGTCGCAGATGGATTAAATAGCCTCAATTTTACTAATGACAG TTTTGAAGAATTTGAAATGACTGATGATGCTGTGAAGGAGCAAGATGGCCAGCAGCAGGTCAAAGTGGACTTGCACTCTG GTTTTATAAACGAGAGCTTTGATGGATGTGATGACTTTGGAGAAACCACAATATTCTACGACTGGAAAGAATGTTCAATGAACACAACATCCCTTGATGAGTCAATAGTGATTCCAGCAGAGTTTGCTGGACTCAGTATACCGGAGCTAAGGAGGCAACTTCAATTATGTGGTGAAATACCGGGACCAATAACACCTGCTACCAAAAATGTGTATCTTAAGAGATTAACAAGACTTCACAGTGGTACTACATACTCCAAG GACTCGCAATATCACAATTTCTTGCCGGAAATCCGCAAGCACTTGGAGGGACGGGCTCAGACTCCTGACTTGTTTGCAGCGGAGGAGTCCATGTGTCACGAGTTCGACCTGAAAAACAACTGGAGGGAGGG AACTGAAAAGTCTTCTTTCAACTATCTGTTGATTGATCCTCGGGTGACGCAGAACTTGCCAGTCAGAGCTAAAAAGATGCAATCGGATGACGTTTTCAGAGTCTTTGTTATGTCGATATTTTACGTGGGTAAAGGCAAAAGATCGCGACCTTATGCGCATCTCAATGAAGCCCTGCAGTCTTCCAAG CATAACCCTAAAATCCAGCAGATAAAAGACATTTGGGCGGCAGGGCTTGGCGTTGTGTCTCTTCACATCTTTCAGAGTGTAATCCCCGTGGAGGCGTACACTCGCGAAGCGTGCATGATCGACGCGCTTG ggctATTGTGCCTGACAAATAAAAAGAGGGGGGACTATTACGGAAGAGCGGCTTCATGgaaccagaaaaaaagaagagaaatgggAGTCTACCTTTTAAAACGAGCGCTCAAGATTCTTTTGAATGAAGGCGAAAGACAATTGAGACCCAATGACTTGAGAGTCCATTCATCTTAG